The Micromonospora sp. WMMD961 genome has a segment encoding these proteins:
- a CDS encoding YbaK/EbsC family protein has translation MPSPAITALDAARLPYRLVSRGEVGSLAEAAAAQGVAVSDVVKTIVVRRGEDDHLFVLTPGDRVISWPKLRALLGVQRLSMPDAAGARAATGYERGTITPFGASTAWPVIADERLRGREISLGAGERGLAVALDADAAIAALHATVADVTDPQPTR, from the coding sequence ATGCCATCGCCCGCGATCACCGCCCTGGACGCCGCCCGACTGCCGTATCGGCTGGTCAGCCGAGGTGAGGTCGGCAGCCTCGCGGAGGCCGCGGCGGCGCAGGGCGTGGCCGTCTCCGACGTGGTCAAGACCATCGTGGTGCGCCGCGGTGAAGACGATCACCTGTTCGTGCTCACCCCCGGCGACCGGGTCATCTCCTGGCCCAAGCTGCGCGCGCTACTCGGGGTACAGCGGCTCTCCATGCCCGACGCTGCCGGCGCGCGGGCCGCCACCGGTTACGAACGCGGCACCATCACCCCGTTCGGCGCGAGCACGGCCTGGCCGGTGATCGCCGACGAGCGGCTGCGCGGACGGGAGATCAGTCTGGGCGCCGGCGAGCGTGGCCTCGCCGTCGCGCTCGACGCCGACGCCGCCATCGCCGCCCTCCACGCCACCGTGGCCGACGTCACCGACCCGCAGCCCACCCGCTGA
- a CDS encoding FAD-binding oxidoreductase: MRAERVDHPIDHDQAVDTLRRSYAAVPTGEPVRLAKRTSNLFRPRSAPRTPGLDVSALDGVLSIDPTGRTADVQGMCTYEDLVDATLPHGLMPLVVPQLRTITLGGAVTGLGIESTSFRNGLPHESVQELDVLTGSGEIVTARPDGEHADLFTAFPNSLGSLGYATRLRIELQPVGRYVALRNVRFTRLEALTDAIAEVTATRTWAGEPVDAMDGVMFSPGEAYLVFARFTDAADPPSDYTGQAIYYRSLRRRTRDVLTAYDYLWRWDTDWFWCSAAFGAQHPVVRRLWPARYRRSDFYHRLVRLEHRHQVAARIDRLRGQPARERVVQDVEIPLNETADFLRWFAGAVGMNPVWLCPLRLREPAGPGSARSWPLYPLRPGQDYVNIGFWGSVPIAPGAADGDVNRTIERRVSESGGHKSLYSDAYYDRDAFDRLYGGDTWRAVKDRYDPDHRLTGLYEKAVARA, from the coding sequence ATGCGCGCTGAGCGTGTGGATCACCCCATTGACCATGATCAAGCGGTGGACACGCTGCGACGGTCGTACGCCGCGGTGCCCACGGGCGAGCCTGTCCGGCTGGCCAAACGCACCTCCAACCTGTTCCGCCCCCGGTCCGCTCCCCGGACCCCGGGCCTCGACGTGAGTGCCCTGGACGGCGTGCTGTCGATCGACCCGACCGGCCGTACCGCCGACGTTCAGGGCATGTGCACGTACGAGGACCTGGTCGACGCGACGCTGCCGCACGGGTTGATGCCGCTGGTGGTGCCGCAGCTGCGCACCATCACCCTGGGCGGCGCGGTGACCGGCCTCGGGATCGAGTCGACCTCGTTCCGCAACGGCCTGCCGCACGAGTCGGTGCAGGAGTTGGACGTGCTCACCGGCTCCGGCGAGATCGTCACCGCCCGACCCGACGGGGAGCACGCCGACCTGTTCACCGCGTTCCCCAACTCGCTGGGCAGCCTCGGTTACGCCACCCGGCTGCGCATCGAGCTGCAACCGGTAGGCCGGTACGTGGCGTTGCGCAACGTCCGGTTCACCCGACTGGAGGCGCTCACCGACGCGATCGCGGAGGTGACGGCGACCCGCACCTGGGCCGGCGAGCCGGTGGACGCGATGGACGGGGTGATGTTCAGCCCCGGTGAGGCGTACCTGGTGTTCGCCAGGTTCACCGACGCGGCCGATCCCCCCAGCGACTACACCGGCCAGGCGATCTACTACCGCTCGCTGCGCCGGCGCACCCGCGACGTGCTCACCGCGTACGACTATCTGTGGCGCTGGGACACCGACTGGTTCTGGTGCTCGGCGGCGTTCGGCGCGCAGCATCCGGTCGTCCGCCGGCTCTGGCCGGCACGTTACCGGCGCAGCGACTTCTACCACCGGCTGGTCCGGCTGGAGCACCGACACCAGGTGGCGGCCCGGATCGACCGGCTGCGCGGGCAGCCGGCCCGGGAGCGGGTCGTGCAGGACGTGGAGATCCCGCTGAACGAGACGGCTGACTTCCTGCGCTGGTTCGCCGGCGCGGTGGGGATGAACCCGGTGTGGCTGTGTCCGTTGCGACTGCGTGAGCCGGCGGGGCCCGGCTCGGCGCGGTCCTGGCCGCTGTATCCACTCCGGCCGGGGCAGGACTACGTCAACATCGGGTTCTGGGGGAGCGTGCCGATCGCGCCGGGCGCCGCCGACGGCGACGTCAACCGCACGATCGAACGCAGGGTGTCGGAGTCGGGCGGCCACAAGTCGCTCTACTCGGACGCGTACTACGACCGGGACGCCTTCGACCGCCTGTACGGCGGCGACACGTGGCGGGCGGTGAAAGACCGCTACGACCCGGACCACCGGCTGACGGGACTGTACGAAAAGGCGGTAGCACGAGCATGA